A single region of the Sorex araneus isolate mSorAra2 chromosome 7, mSorAra2.pri, whole genome shotgun sequence genome encodes:
- the CTSE gene encoding cathepsin E translates to MKVLLFLLLVFLDLGQAQGSLHRVPLRRRQSLRKKLRARGQLSEFWKAQSLDMIQYTESCTADRSASEPLINYLDMEYFGTISIGSPPQNFTVIFDTGSSNLWVTSVYCTSPACKSHTQFMPSQSDTYNAVGSHFYIQYGTGSLSGIIGADHVTVEGLTVVSQQFGESVTEPGNTFANAEFDGILGLGYPSLAVGGVTPVFDNMMAQNVVDVPMFSVYMSSNPEGGAGSELIFGGYDHSHFSGSLNWVPVTKQGYWQIALDSIQVGGTVMFCSQGCQAIVDTGTSLITGPSKEIKQLQRAIGAQQVDGEYALECDNLNVMPDVTITINGIPYTLQPTAYTILDFVDGMNFCGSGFQGLDIQPPAGPLWILGDVFIRQFYSVFDRGNNLVGLAPAVP, encoded by the exons ATGAAAGTGCTGCTTTTCTTGCTGCTGGTGTTCCTGGACCTGGGACAGGCCCAAGGGTCTCTCCACAG GGTGCCACTCAGGAGGCGCCAGTCCCTGCGGAAGAAACTCCGAGCACGGGGCCAGCTCTCTGAGTTCTGGAAAGCCCAGAGTCTGGACATGATCCAATACACAGAGTCCTGCACGGCGGACCGGAGCGCCAGTGAGCCCCTCATCAACTACCTGGAT ATGGAGTACTTCGGCACCATCTCCATTGGCTCTCCACCCCAGAACTTCACTGTCATCTTCGACACAGGCTCCTCCAACCTCTGGGTCACCTCTGTGTACTGCACCAGTCCAGCCTGCA AGTCACACACCCAGTTCATGCCATCGCAGTCGGACACATACAACGCTGTGGGCAGTCACTTCTACATTCAGTATGGGACTGGGAGCTTGTCTGGGATCATTGGAGCCGACCACGTCACT GTGGAGGGACTGACCGTGGTCAGCCAGCAGTTTGGAGAGAGCGTCACCGAACCAGGAAACACCTTTGCAAATGCAGAGTTTGATGGAATTCTAGGCCTGGGATATCCCTCTTTGGCTGTTGGAGGAGTGACCCCAGTTTTTGACAACATGATGGCGCAGAACGTGGTAGATGTGCCcatgttttctgtgtatatgagcAG TAACCCAGAAGGTGGTGCCGGGAGTGAGCTGATTTTCGGAGGCTATGACCATTCCCACTTCTCTGGGAGCTTAAACTGGGTCCCAGTCACCAAGCAAGGCTATTGGCAGATCGCACTGGACTC AATCCAGGTGGGAGGCACAGTGATGTTCTGCTCCCAGGGCTGCCAGGCCATCGTGGACACAGGGACCTCCCTCATCACAGGCCCCTCAAAGGAGATCAAACAGCTGCAAAGGGCCATAGGGGCACAGCAGGTGGATGGAGAA TATGCACTGGAGTGTGACAACCTCAACGTCATGCCAGATGTCACCATCACCATCAATGGAATCCCCTACACCCTCCAACCAACTGCCTACACTATTCTG GACTTCGTAGACGGGATGAACTTCTGCGGCAGCGGCTTTCAAGGCCTTGACATCCAGCCTCCAGCCGGGCCCCTCTGGATCCTGGGAGATGTCTTTATCAGACAGTTTTACTCCGTGTTTGACCGTGGGAATAACCTTGTCGGGTTGGCCCCAGCAGTACCCTAA